The Labeo rohita strain BAU-BD-2019 chromosome 14, IGBB_LRoh.1.0, whole genome shotgun sequence genomic interval GCCAGGGTTGccaaacccacccaattgctactcaaaattatattatttgctcaccctcatgttgttccaagctTGTATGTTGTGTGTCTTTATCTGTCTGCGTTCTTTGCCCATTTGATGAAAGTTGTTTTGGACCCTCATGACTTTTATAATATGGGCAAAAACAGTTTCACAGATCCACAGatggaagaaagtcatacaggtttggaacaacatgagttaGAGTTTTATTAGCCACCGGGTGAAAATCAAATTAAAGATCAAATCAAAATTGAGTTAAAAAAATTTATGCACATAGacatgataaaatgatagaaatttaacaactggtaaaaaaattaatgatcATGGCTAAGTTTACATcacattttaatgtgtatttgtcgttttttattaattatttctaaatttttcagttgttttagtAGTTTAAGTACTTTAACTAAAAGGGatagttaatccaaaaatgaaaattgtgtcattaattacttaccctcatgtcattccaaacccgtaagaccttgtTCATCtccgaaacacaaattaagatatttttggtgaaatccaaATGCAACTGATATGTTCTAGGCCCAGAAAGTTAATAAGGACATTGTTTTacatagtccatttgacatcagtggttcaacatttatttaatgaagctacaagaatattttgtaTTCTTATGTGCACAAAAAGAATTCTTCAGAACATTACAGATGAATCGGTGATGTCCCAtaactattttaactatgtcttaactacctttctgggccttgaacgtgtcagttgcattgctgtcaatgaaagctctcggatttccgaaaatgaacgaaggtcttacagttttggaGCGGcaggagggtgagtaattaataacaaaatgttcatttttggtttaACGGAGTATAACTTTaaacttctttctttttttaaattattttttaatctaatatttattttagcaattaacataatagttttagtttttgagaACAAAGACCACACTGTATTGTGCATGTACATATAACAAATAGTGTGGGATAAGTTGCGAGGGGGTTCGTTTGTCCAAATCACTAAACCTGAATACTGTGAGCAAAATTAATACTGATGCTTGCCTTAGCATGCAGCACTAATAAAACCTGAAGAAGTATTAGTATGTACTGAGTCAGATTTTCCAAAAGTTTCCATGGCAATGCAGTTCTTTAATCAAATAAAGATAAAGATGTCAGAAGATGGCTCAAGGAGAAGAAAAGCAAAAGTTGTTCTTATGGATGTAACAGCTGGTGGAAAAAGTGTTTCTGTTCACTGTCACAGTGCTGAGAGTTTAAGCCAAGAGTTTATTTGGCTGCCGTCAGTGATAATTCAGAGATACTGTAAGTCTAATCATCTACTGTGTGATAAAGCAGCTGTCTTCTGATTGGCCGGAATAAGTACATAAGCTGTTTAAGTGCTCTGTGATGCTTAAACGTGTCTAAACCCGATGTCCACGTGGGCGACACATCACCGGCCTCCCCTGGATCAGGACCAAGAGGAGTGGAAGAGATAGGCTGATGTCTTCATGATAAGGATGAGTGAGAGTCAGTGGTATGTGTTGACAGAAAAAGTGTGTGCAGTGGATGACTGGCCCTTAGCTCTGTCCCAGCCATCCATTGGATTAGCCGAGACCACGGGGAAATGGGATTATGGGATTTGCGGCCGCTGATACCCGACCTCTGACTGTCACCATCCGGCTCTCGCGCTTCCCCACATGCTGGTATTGCTCTAACCTGCAGTCAAACACATACCGCTGAGAGCCCAGTAGGAGTTTGACAGGGAATCTGTAGTTTTGATAACACATTAGAGTGAGAAGGTCAGTCAGTAAATCAGACTGACAGAGAAACATCTTTTATTGCATGGTTTAGTCCAAGCAAAATTGGATTCTGGTTGGTGCCATGGCCTAGTGGTGGGTGcatgttcttaaagggatagttcacccaaaagtgaaaattctgtcattaattgctcacccacATATAATTCCAAAccctaagaccttcgttcatcttcaaaattcaaattaagatatttttgatgaaatccaagaactttctgaccatgcatagacTGCGGTGTTCAAGGTGCAATGTAGACCAATCAGTGAATGGGTACTTTGTCATACACCCGCAGTGCCGCTTTAAGTTGGACgcactttttttccttttgtttggggTGTTCCATGAGTTCCGTCAAGAAATATACGTCATACAACCCGACCAGTCAGGTTGTGAACgtatcactatgcctttaggtttGATATGTTTAAGTTTGCTGTGAAAATCGTCAGTGTGAATGCTAAGCAaaccaggaccaaatgtattattttcctttttgatCCAGACCAAATTAACCAAACGAAccaaactacaagtgtgaacacaccctaagaGAGATGGACGTTCTACATCAGAACGCCATGAGCGTCGAAGacttctttgtgcacaaaaagtgctcttgtagctttataacattactgTTGAAccaccactgatgtcacatggactattttagctgggccttgaacgtggtagttgcgttgctgtctatgcagggtcagaaagctgtcggatttcatcaaaaatatcttcatttgtgttcgaagatgaatgaaggtcttacgggtttggaacaacatgagggtgagtaattaatgacagaactgtcaTTTTTCTATTCCTGTAAGGCATGTTAAGATGTGGTGCTCTGGTTCAAATTCTTCTCAACCCACAAATTCTTCTCATTGCCTCTCTCTatcgctttctctctctctctctagtaATGTAGTGTATGGTCTCTTCTGTTTTTGTCTATTAAAAAGTGATATATGACTTTTTTGAAAGTGGACCCAATGAAATATGTGAATCACGTTCCAAGTTTTTCGAAGCTGTACAATAGCTTTGTGAAACTAGTGTTGTCATTCACAATTGTCCTGAATTTCATAGGTTTCAAATCTCATTTGTGTACATTCAAGAACCATCATGACAGATAATGGTTGGTTTGAATTCAGTGACCAGTGACACTGACGTGAAATCTGATGGGATGTGTTATGGCTATGTATGCAAACACAtgatatatgaataaatgtatgATTTAGGTGGAGGTCTGCATTCCTGCGGGACTTTACGACAAAGTGTAAAAACTGTGGAAGGGAGCGGAAAGACATattcacttatttttttattagagcAGGCAGGAGTGAGACTGAAAAATCGATGCACGCAGACCTTTAGAAGGAGTTGAAGATTTTTAGTGAATAAGAATTAGGGGCATGCAATATTGaccaaaaataatatattttttattttgtcaaagaCAATAATAAGATGATATTTCACTGATTTTGAAAAGGATTTTGTTCTGGTACCTTGAGTGGTTCATGCTAGGCCTGTTTAACTTTTCATATATTTTGTGGTATTTAGTTCACAGCAGAGACAGAAATGATCTTTCTCCAACAAGGGGATATTTTTGACAATTCTTTCAAGTGGCTCTTTCTTTCAAAATTGAAACTAATGTCTGTCTTTATGAATGTGTCATTAAATTATTCACTCACTCTTTCATTCAGTAATGAGACCCTGTTGTGTGTTGCTCAAAGATGTGCAGAGTGGCTTTGTTTGCAACTATATTTGTTGGCATTGTAACTGTATTCTAATAGACTACATCAAGCTGTAAATGCATGCATGAGTTGATAACGTCAGCTCGCACATAAAAATTCTACATacagtacagttgaggtcaaaagtttgcagaatctgccaaatgttattttaccaaaataagagggatcgtacaaaatgcatgttattgtttatttagtactgacctgaataagatatttcatatgaaagatgtttgcatatagtccacaagagaaaataatagttgatttttttaaaatgaccttgttcaatAGTACCCTTGATTcttgtgtttttacctgaatcatccacagctgtgtttagtgatagttgttcatgagtcccttgtttgtcctgaactgttaaactgcccgctgtcattcagaaaaatccaggtcccacaaattctttggttttccatcatttttgtttacttgaaccctttacaacaatgactgtatgattttgagatccatcttttcacactgagaacaactgagggactcatatgcaacaattAGAGCAGTGTGATTAGACAATTTAGAGGTTGATTTGGCCAGGATCGTACATACACATGccaaaacagtaacattattGCACCATAAACctctatagaaaaaaaaaatgtttcctgtAAGCTCTAGCATCCAAACGATTTCTCTCATTCAGGTAAAACCAAGTCTTGGCTCCCTGTTAGGGAACCTTATGCCAAACATGGCAGCACATGCAGGGAAATCTCTGCTTTCCGGATCTTTGATGGAAACTCAGCCaaggctgttttgtttttgtttttttcttttcagataGGTTGCCCTTAGATAAAGAGTGTTGTAGTGCTGTGTGCACATAGCAGTAACCTCTTGCCATTATGTAGCAGGAGTGAATTGTATAAGTGCTGTAAATGTGATGAGTTCTGTTGTGTTGCAGTTGCTGGGAGCTGCATTCCTGGGTATTGGACTTTGGGCCTGGGCAGAAAAGGCAAGTTGgaaacacacaaatacagacTAACACAACCATCGGTGACATGCCTCAGATTCCTAATATTATTATCCATGCGGTTGCCTGAGCAACATAGTCATATACCTAAACACAAGACAATGGCACACTTTAAGAGTAAAAAACTACCTACAAATACCCTGTTGTCTCATTCGGTCTGGCAGTTAAAGCGtccaaattaatatttaacatccTTTGgacttcatgttttattttgtgtaatgtTCTGAGATGTTCTTTTTGCTGAAAGCTTTTCTGTGAATCCCCCATGTTGCTTTTTCCTCTTTTGATGTCTGTAGTCTCCCTTTTAATACCCTTAAACCATGACATTTGAGAGCATATGGGTggcatcttttatttatttccatggCAGTTTAATGTCTGTGTTATTTTGCAACCGTACCGTACAGCTCAATAAGGCTTTGTGTTTATTGCGACTATTCTCTCTCTGATTTGTCGTCCTTCTTGGAAAAGGTCACCCTTGCTGTTATGTATTCAAGCATGGAAGGTGAATGTAATTTCTTCACACTAATTTGAGGCGACTTAATGAATGAAGTCAATTGGCTGATTAATAACCTGGAAATTGCTCCATTTCAGTCGCTGATTGTTCTGCTAAAAGACACGTGTAGGCCATATGGCACTTTGTATTAATGTCAGCCGATTAAGGAACGTCTCGGTAACatgatgtaaataattaataaagtgGTTTGatgttaatttgcaaaatgttaatcatagGAATAAAAATAAGAGTTGAACTAAGGGTGTTGAATTTGGTGGattgatgtttattttaaatgagtcTTTTCTTACACCATCATAACAAACCAGGCaagaacacacaaaaaaggaaACCCTGTTTATATTCCCTGTCAGCATAGTCACAGTCCTGCTGTTGGTTCTGGGGTTGAACTGAGATTCCACCCTGATGTGGAAATCCAAACGTGGAAGGCATGAATCACTGCTAACAGTTGCCCAAACACCGTCAGTTGTGGCGGCCTGGCAGGTGGTGGAGGATTTTAAGGTCAGGATGTGAACTTACAACAACTCTGTCTGATGTGTCTGGCCCACAGGGAGTGCTGTCAAACATTTCCTCCATCACAGATCTGGGCGGTTTCGACCCTGTCTGGCTCTTCATTGTTGTAGGAGGGGTGATGTTCATCCTCGGATTTGCCGGATGCATCGGTGCACTCCGGGAGAACACGTTCCTGCTCAAATTTGTGAGTTCCGCCCTAGCGTCCGGCCTACGAGCCCTGCCTCCCGTTTTTCTGCAACCTGTTTTCCTCTCTTCACTCATTTCAAGGTTTATTTGTTGCCAGATACGGTTGTGTAAATGAAACGAATTAGCTATTTCACAAAAATACGCCCAGAAAGAATGAAAAGTCTCCTTAGAATCTTGGAATGTGTTAGAATGATTGATTGAAGAATGATTTCCTTTAAAAATTCTGTGTTCTCTCTTctagttttcagtgtttttgggCCTCATCTTTTTCCTGGAGCTCACAGCTGGTATTTTAGCCTTTGTGTTTAAAGATTGGATTAAAGACCAGCTGAACTTCTTCATCAACAACAATGTTAAAGCGTATCGGGATGACATTGACCTCCAGAACCTCATTGACTTTGCTCAAGAATATGTGAGTCAGCACTTCCCGTCccctctcattttctcctgcGCTGTGGGTCTATTTTAAATGGGATTGATATATAagtgtgcatttaaaaatatgagaCATCCACTGAGTCATTAAGCTTTCTTTAtatgaaaaactgtaaattacagctgtgatgatgataatgatagtGATGTCATCTCTGTTGTCATCTATCACATCAGTGGTCGTGCTGTGGTGCTCATGGGCCGAATGACTGGAACCTGAACATCTATTTCAACTGCACCGACTTCAACCCCAGCCGGGAAAGGTGTGGTGTTCCCTTCTCCTGTTGCGTCAAAGACCCTGCTGTGAGTGCCAGAAATGATCATTTCATCTGTTTACCACTTGCACTTCCCTTTTCCTCCAAGTTAACAGTGTTATTCCTCAAAATCTGTGCTGCATGCTTTGAGCTTTGAAGTTCatagacttctttcaaaaaggTTTAGCATAATATGCTGGTCTGTTTATGGGAATAACAGAATGTAGCTAAGGGTTTTAGTATGCAAAACCCTAGGGGTGTCTTGACAagtattttttccttttctgtgtgtgtgtatatatatatatatatatatatatatatatatatatatattatgtatatatattagggctggcaaacgattaatcgcgattaatcgcatacaaaataaaagtttgagtttgcctaatatatgtgtgtgtactgtgtgtaattataatgtattattatgtatatataaatactagcacattcatgtacatatttaagaaatatttacaagtatatgtatttattataattttctaggatttatattatatatgaataaaaatattttgtaatacataacatatttctcttaaatatatacattaatttgtgtatatttgtgtgtgtgtgtgtgtatatatatatatatatatatatatatatatatatatatatatattttttttataaattacaagGGGGCAAAAaagacttcagaaagatggcagcatcataatgttattttttaacagagattggtaggtctgtttgtaaaatctgttgacattagcaatctttgttgccagtggtgaccattcaaaaatagtgaaatagCATTTTTACTCTAAAGTTTACATGTCTGTAACTCaggaagtattaaagatatcttaatgcccttttagaaattgggtcttgacaaactttccttttggtattttcatttttaaggccctttATGGTGCCgttccagagatattgaaatttcaatatggctccaggagtataTCATTAAACTGTACATATTTTCAGTGgttgaaaaccaaatgtggCTACCTTTGCAAAAATATGAAGTGCACTGAAATGGACAAGTTGAGGTACATTACCTTGATCTCTTTAGTCTGTTCATAAGATTCTATATTTGAATCAGTTTCAGGTATATTTGGAAGAAAggattttgattatttttacagCTTCTGAAGCTACTAGGTAAAGTCTGCTTTAAAAGCAAGTATCGGGTGCATACAGTGTGACTAACTTTTGGTTttcaaccactgaaaatgggtatTATTCAACTATCTGGACATGGAGCCTCATTGAGGTTCCTGTATCTCGGGGTCTGAATGatgtagggccttaaaaatgatgattccaaaaagaaaaaaattattaagaactagaatctaaaatcatattgcgatatctttaatactttttgagttatatgcatgcaaactttggaaaaagagtatttatggcactcaggtTTGTTTaatgcagttgtcttgacagaaaaaaaacaagatacatCTCCAGTTTCAACATTacttgttcttcagacattcctttttaaaagaaaagtatcatatttttgcaggctgacccacatttggtttttaaccactgaaaatgtgtacaattgAATGATTTACTCTTGGAGCCATATTTAAATTCCAGAATCTCTGGAACTGAAGCATACAGGgcattaaaaattaagaaacaaaagaaaagtttgctaagacccaatatctaaaagggcattatgAGATCTTTAGTACTTCTGATATCTTTGAGTTACAGACAAGCAAACTTTGGagtaaaaacttgaaaagtgcagtttccccatttttgaaaggtcaccattggcacataatgcaacagagattgctaaagtcaacacaTTTTACTAACggaccaatctctgtgtaaaaataacattatgatgctaCCAgatttctgaagtcatttttaccccacTTGTAATTTGGCTctaaatctcaggtgaaaattgccattttgacccccctctacaaaatagtggattactctgtaaatattcatccatgacatttaatctTTTGACTTTCATCACTATTTAGTATagatctattctattctattctattctattctattctattctattctattctattctactgtttttatttctgtccAAAGGATTTCATTTAATTCTCCTATATATcctattatattgttttatttaaaaaatctattctGCCCCTAagattctattctatttttgaaaattgttttatttaaaatcctGACGATTCTAACGTTCTGTCATATTCTATTGAAATGTTCTTTTATACTATTTTTCCGTTCTGTTCTGTCCTAAAGATTGTTTTATTCCAtcctaattaatttaatatgatcctaaacattatatttgatcAGAAAGTTTATCTGTTTTATTCTATTGTCAATTCTTTACTCTtctacacagaaaaaaaaattggtgtgGGAATTCTTTTGAAACAAAATTCGCTCAGAAATTGCTTGAAAATAGCACATTTTGAAGAAAGACTAAAATTGTGTTTTCTTGTAGCATGTACCCcagtaatctttgttttatttacaacttcgaAAAATACAGTGCATAGAAATGTTCTGAAGTAAACTGAGCATGTTCTTTTGTTCTCTGTAGGAGGATGTCCTGAATACACAATGTGGCTATGATGTGCGGCTTCAAGGGGTAAGTATGTTCTTACTAGTTTGAAATGTTACAGTTCCATAGTATATTCATAATGCTGAAAAACATTCTAGTGTATAAACTGTGTTGTGTCAGACCACCCTCTGAAAAGAGCCCAGAAGGTTTAAGCGCATGAGAGATTCTGAGAGCATTTGAGTTCCTCTTGTTCGCCTCCTTAATAACAGTTTAAGCCTTTAAAAGTGATAATTAGCTTCTAGTTTTAGCCACGGGAAATTGTGGAGCTCTGTAATTGGGAAGTCAGCGGCTTATGCCAACCCAGTGCCTCTCAGTATGGGTGGAGTGACACTGCACCCACGGTTCACCACGGTCGCTCCCGTGGTACAAAGTACTTATTCTGTATCCATGGATACTCTTTCTCTCACAGTACACCTTTGGAAAGATTTAGTCTGGTTTGCTTTTATAGGGCTTTTTATGGATTTGTTGTTCTGAACAATAAGTATTGAGTTTATGATATAAAAgaattatacttttaaatattctgCATTTCTTTGTTCAACCTCTGTAGGAAGGCATTGGAGAGGAACAGAAAAAGAGAATAAGTTAACAAAGATCTGCGATGAATTCGTTTAAACAGTTAAATGGCTTTCTCTGAATCCCTCTGACTTCCTACCGGTTTGGCGTTACGTTTCTAAAGTCTTTTGTGTCGTCTTCCCTGAGGGGGACAAAAGATTCTTTGGCGAACGTGTTTATATGGTTCACAAAAGCTGGATTGTGTGGCTTTCTCTTTCTTCACCTTCAAATGTCACTGACAGCCCCAAATTACACCTTTTCATCCCCCTTCCTTCCCAGAATTCGATAGACAGTAGTTAAGACATTCCTGTATGGCTGTGTAATACAAACTGGATCTTCCCTGTGTTATATGTGGTAAGCAGGGTGACATTTCATCTACTTAGCGTGCTAGAGAGATCTCCCAGTTTTCCAGAGAGGATATTTGTTCTCAAATAGATTAATGCGCAGGTCCAGCCAGGTGAAGGCCTAATTGTTTGTCCTGGACTTGAGTAAAGTTTAAAGGTCAACTCAAGAGGAGTGAACACTGATATGCTACATGCTGCTGTTGATTGaagatttagtttcttttttagatCCTGCCGTTTTCCATTAAGTCCTGTTCTATTCTGAATAATCTTTTAATAGGAGTTGGATCAGCAGAAGTACATTTATACAAAGGGCTGCGTGGGGCAGTTTGAAAAGTGGCTTCAGGACAATCTGATCGTTGTTGCTGGGATTTTTGTGGGGATCGCATTATTACAGGTAAGCACGGTGTTAATCGAAATGCTTTAAAGCATGCAAAAATCCTTTGTAGTAAAGATTGAACAGATTTGCTTGAATGAGGCCTGAGTGAGAAACTGGTCCCACGTGAATGAATATTATACTGCCACCTTCTGGTTAAACCTTAAAGTTCCTCCttaaaggtttagttcacttccagaatgaaaatttcctgctaatttactcacccccatgtcatgcaagatgttcatgtctttctttcttcagttgaaaaaaacttaaggtttttgagaaaaacattctaggatttttccaaattgcagtttcaatttgcacaatcccagctgaggaataagggtcttatctagtgaaacaaacagtcatttaataaaaaaattaaattaaattaattaaagttaaattcagttttaacatttttatttgtctattgAACCAACTCCAAGTCAATGCTCTCTCAGCGATCAATAACACTGTCAGTCAAGAACATAGACGGGCATAATAGTTAAGGTTAATAGTTAATTTAACAAATGTTCCAAACCATTTTGGCAACAAAAATCAGTATCATGTACAGGGCCGAATCTACTTCATATTGTGACATAGGCAAAAGAAATTTTTTGCTGTCGGGCCAGAAACCTCCTAGGACCTACTTTttaggaaataaaaaaacaccgtattttaattaataataaacactgtGCTGTCAAAGTTGGTATTGTGGCTTTGTTGTATACAGATACATTTGTATAAATGGTAACACCTCATaaaaaggttcattagttaactagtgtagttaacatgaactaagaatgaacaatacttctacagtatttattaatctttattaacgttagttaatgcaCTTTGAACTACCAATGAACAAttgtattttcattcatttacattaagaaagattaataaatactgtaataaatgtaatgttcatgttaatacattagctaacattaactaatgaaaTCTTATTGTATAGTGTTACCATATAAATGTATAGGCCTACAAATAGGCTACGTTTATTTGCATCGTTGTatgtgttattatattattaacatttcacCAAAATGAGAAGGACAGTTTACTTGCGTGTGACTTGTATTAACATATATGGTCTGTTTAGAAACTTTGCTGTGTGAAAGCGAACCGCACCAAAAATAAAAGGCgacattgtaataattttaatcccTGTTTTGGAACAAAGCAATCGATCTACAGGTGTGAAGTCACCCtaagttttttgttatttggccaaagtattatattataaaagattCAGCGGTTCGCACAAGCTATTTGGCTGTCACTCAACAACAAATGCTAGACTAAGATACTCTTCTCTGCTcctcaaatacaaaaaacattagCCTTCATAAATCTAGTGTTTCTTGACTAAAGAAAACACTTTCTTGTAGCGATGCTACTGCCAAGCGCTGATAATCACGCACGcgtgatgtaggcggaagtactgacccagtgtttacgaagcgaacgtgcaaagtcCAACgcgctttacaaaaaaaggtaaaacaacagtgttggacgattttaaagttggaggagaagaTGAGATGGAATTTTTACCTTCCTGAATTCTAAGATGGAGAATTCTGAGATGGAATTCTACCTTTAGTAAATGAAGTATACAGAGAAAGAACTAATCGTGCATGACTTTTCGAACGTGATTACGCAGCGCTgctgcaagacgagcatttgtggttaaaaagtatacaattttttattttattttttattttttaagaaaatgactgattgatccactagataaaacccttgttccttggctgggattgtgtagagcgctttgaaactgcattaaaactgtaatttacacCTTCAAGCCACTGGCcaacattgaagtccactacatggaaaaaaaatcttggaatgttttcctcaaaaaccttaatttctttttgactgaagaaagaaagacatgaacatttcggatgacatgggggtgagtgaattattaggaaattttgATTCTGGAAgagaactaatcctttaatgggTGGCTAGGTGAATCTTAAAATTTCCccaaaatcaaagaaaaaaatataaaatgtaaatttgcatTGTGTTATTTTCATACCAGCACATTTCttttcaatattattattactgtaatgcaaaaaacTGTATACAATAATGAAAGTcaccctttttttatttttatttttaattaatgcatttaatttgtgcttctttatttcttattttgtacaacaaatatacaacaatgtatatttagaaatacatgataaaattgaaatattttgccattatttgTCATAAAGTGAATGAAATTGCAAAGGCGTTTAATGTGCTTAACTGTAATGAAAATGttctaaaaagtaattttaaaatccTACTTATCAGCTGCATTTTCtttagctttttattattacaaatattatttatgttatttatttttgtggtacattttaaatttatttttatatatgaccCCAACattttttgactgtttttgtataATACAACTATAGTTTATAGGTATATTTCAGCTTGTAAGGTAGTTAAAAAAAGTCAAGTTGTATGTGCATTGTACTTTTTCCTCCTCTGTGAtgctttctttttaaatacGTTTCAGATTTTTGGCATATGTCTGGCTCAGAACCTGGTGAGCGACATCAGAGCGGTC includes:
- the tspan17 gene encoding tetraspanin-17; its protein translation is MSRKQHHFKGAEVSCCVKYFLFGFNIIFWLLGAAFLGIGLWAWAEKAMLSNISSITDLGGFDPVWLFIVVGGVMFILGFAGCIGALRENTFLLKFFSVFLGLIFFLELTAGILAFVFKDWIKDQLNFFINNNVKAYRDDIDLQNLIDFAQEYWSCCGAHGPNDWNLNIYFNCTDFNPSRERCGVPFSCCVKDPAEDVLNTQCGYDVRLQGELDQQKYIYTKGCVGQFEKWLQDNLIVVAGIFVGIALLQIFGICLAQNLVSDIRAVKANW